GAGATTGGTACAAAAAGAACGTCTCAGAAGACTTCTACGAAGTTCGGACTGATATGATGGTCCTCCTCCAGAAGGAGGCCGAGCTCCAGGAGATCGTCCAGCTTGTTGGCGCGGACGCGTTGCCAGAGAAGGAGCGTCTGGTTCTTGAGGTCTCCAGGATGGTGAGGGAGGATTACCTTCAGCAGAACGCCTACCACGAGATAGACTCCTACTGCTCCAAGGAGAAGCAGCTGATGATGGCGAGGACGATCCTGGCCTTCTACGACAGGGCGCTTAAGGCGATGGATGCGGGAGCGTCTATCGCGAAGATCGAGACCATCCAGGTGAAAGATGAGATCGCCAGGATGAAGTACGTGCACAATACGGAATTTCCAGGGCGGTACGAATCGATGCTCAAGGCCATAGAGAGCCAGTTCTCTGCACTGGAGGGGTAGATCAGATGTCAAAAACCACAACTCGTGAATATACGACCGTAAGAGAGGTGGCAGGCCCCCTCATGGTGGTAGAAGGCGTTGAGGGGGTGGCCTATGGTGAGATCGTGGACGTGGTCCTGCCCGACGGCGGCACCAAGCGGGGCCAGGTGCTGGAATCCCGAAAGGGTGTCGCTGTAGTTCAGGTCTTCGAGGGGACCAGCGGGATCGATACGCTATCGACAAAGGTGAGGTTCACAGGCGACATCATGAGGATGCCGGTCTCGATGGACATGATGGGCAGAATTTTCGACGGCCTCGGAAGGCCGATAGACGGCGGCCCCGAGATCATCGCTGAGGAGTATCTCGACATAGCAGGCGCTTCCATCAACCCCACCGCCAGGGCGTTTCCCAACGAGTTCATCCAGACGGGGATCTCGACGATCGATGGAAACAACACTCTGGTACGCGGCCAAAAGCTTCCCATCATGTCCGGCGCCGGATTGCCGCACAACGATCTTGCAGCACAGATAGCGCGACAGGCCAAAGTTCGTGGCACAGAGGAGCCCTTTTCGGTGGTCTTTGCGGCCATGGGGATCACTCACGAAGAGGCGAGCTTCTTTATGAGGGATTTCGAGAGGACCGGCGCCCTGGAGAGGATAGTGGCCTTCATCAACCTCGCAGACGATCCCGCCATCGAGAGGATCATCACCCCGCGGATGGCTCTCACCGCGGCCGAGTATCTCGCCTACACCTGTGACATGCATATCTTGGTGGTGTTGACGGATATGACGAACTACTGTGAGGCGCTGCGAGAGATATCTGCCGCTAGAGAGGAGGTTCCTGGAAGAAGGGGATATCCTGGCTACATGTATACCGATCTTGCGACCCTCTACGAGCGTGCAGGCAGAGTTAGAGGTGCCAAAGGTTCGATCACGCAGGTCCCAATACTCAGCATGCCTGATGACGACATCACCCATCCTATACCTGATCTGACCGGCTACATCACAGAGGGGCAGTTCGTTCTGAGCCGAGAGATGCACCGAAGGGGGATCTACCCGCCCGTTGACATTCTGCCAAGCCTCTCAAGGCTGATGAACGAGGGGATCGGCGCGGAGAGGACGCGGGATGACCACTCTGGAGTATCCAACCAGCTCTATGCTGGTTATGCTGAGGGGCGCGATATGCGAGATCTTGTAGCGGTGGTTGGAGAAGAGGCTCTCTCAACCCGAGACCGGCTTTATCTCAAGTTCGCAGATCGCTTCGAGAAGGAGTACGTTACCCAGGAAAGGGATGAGGACAGGACCATCGAGCAAACCCTCGATCTTGGGTGGGAGCTGTTGACAGATCTGCCTGAGGGTGAGCTCAAGAGGATCGACGAGAAGTACATCAAGAAATATCACCCGAAGTACAGAACCGCTTAGACCCGCCCGGCTCTCTAAGATGGAGGTTCGATCAAATGGCAGAGATCATCGAGGGGATAAGCCCCACCAGAATGGAGCTCTTGAAGCTAGGGCGGAGAATAAAGCTCGCCGAAAAGGGACATAAACTCTTGAAAGAGAAGCGGGATGCTCTGGTCTCCGAGTTCTTGGATGTGGTTCAGAGGGTCCAAGAGTCGCGTGACAGTACTAATGAGAAGCTTGAGGCGGCTTTCAAGGATCTGCTGATGGCTCAGGCGGTGATGGGTTCCGACGCCGTATGGCAGATCTCTCAGGTCACAGGCCAGGAGATAAAGATCGATGTGGACACGATGAACATCATGGGCGTGAAAGTTCCGATGATCGTCATCGAGGATGTCAAGAGAAGCATGGTAGATAGGGGATACGGCTTTGCAGATACCTCTTCAAAGCTGGATGATGCATCCAGAAACTTCGAGGAGGCGATCGGTGAAGTGATAAAACTGGCCGAGGTGCAACAGAGCGTCCAGAGCTTGGCTAGCGAGGTGATCAAGACGAAACGGAGGGTCAACGCTCTGGAGTACATCGTCATACCCCGCCTCAAAGCCACGGCGATTCACATCAGGATGAGGCTTGCCGAGATGGAAAGGGAGAACTTCACCCGTCTCAAGAAGATCAAGGCTGCCATCGAGGCCGGTGAGGAAGGGGCTGAGGCGGCCTGAGGTGAGGAGATGCCAGTCATTACCCACAGAGTGAAGAAGATAATAGAGGAGATCGACGAGCAGAAGAGGGTGCCTTTCGACTTCGCTCTCCAAGGGACTTGCCATATCGACTATCTGATCGCCGAGGAGGATAAAAAGTTCAGGTCGGGGGACGCAAAGCCTGTGAAGATAAAGAAAGTGGCGATCCCCCGAAATACCATCCTGCTTATAAGCCCTTACGGGAGGCATGGGATAGGCCAGGTTATAAGCATCGGCGAGGAGATAGCGATGCCCGTCGAACTCGACCGCTCGGCAGATCATGCGCTATTTGTGGCAGGGGTGGACGGATCGGTCAAAAGAGAGGAGCTGTTGGGCGTCATGATGCTCATCCCCATAATCCCGCAAATAAGGAGGTGAGATGGACCCGGAATCGAGGGTCTTCGCAAAGCTGGTCAGATCCCTGAACGATCACCTTCCAGTGGAGCGAAAGACCCTCAGAGAGCTCTTGGGGGAGGAGAAACCGAGAATCGTCTGTCGGGACGGATCCACCCACAGGATAAGGAGGGAGGAGCTCGAAACGATTGAGAGGATATCGAGATTGAAGTGGGGAAAGGAGGCCGATAAGTTGAAGCTCCCCATCCTGATCGAAATGGCTCCTGATTACGGCCGCTCTGCCGCCAGGATAAGAGGGCGGGTATACTGCGACATCGTCCAGGAGATCCTCAAGGAGGAGCGGAAGACCACGGACGAGATGGTGATATTCAGGCCCGATATAAGGAGGCTGAGACGCGAGCTGCCCTCGGCAACTCAGTACGCATTCATCATTTCCACGGTATGAAGGAGGCGTGATCCGTGCATGAAGATTATTATCTTGAAAGGATGTTGAATAAGAAGGACGTTAGGGTCAAGATCTATTTCATCATGTGGATCGCCTCGATATGTGCTACGATCTCGCTCTTCATCGGTGGCGTCTACATGGTCTATCTTGCGATCCGCTACTTCGGATTGAGCTAGGCGGTGAGATGCTATGGTCGAGGCGAGCGGTTATCTCTTTCAGGATGTTGAGTCGCTTCTGAAGAGGGCAAGAGAGGCGATGGCGGAGGCGAAGATCAAGATTCAGGCGACTGGGGTTCACGACATATATCGGGGGTCTTTGAACAGCTCCATGCAAAAGTTGGACGAGATCTGTTCGAGGTATAGGGATGATGCCGAGGCATTCATCGTCAGGAGGAAGCTAGGTGAATTCCTGGAAAAGCTCGACTCTGGCGAGCTTGCTCCTGAGGTAGAAGAACAGCATTTGGACAGGATCATTGACGAGGTTCATCACCTAGTGGAGTGGAGAAGGCTCTCCACGGCGGCCGGTCGCGACCTCTCCCTCAAATCGCGGCGGAGGACGAGGGAGGATGTCCAGAAGCGGTGATTCTTGCTTCTGTGGCAGCTCATCGAAGGAGCGATCGAGCAGTTACGTTCCAGCAAGTAGAATTTCAATGATACATTGGGTGCGCGGGGCGGTCGGATGAAAATGAAGCGCGATGAAAATATGATTATGTTCGGCATAGCGGGCTTAATAATGAGCTACATTTTATACATAAACGATCGCATATTATTAAGCGCTCTGGCTTTTGCAGCAACGGTCGTTATAGGCCTTATATGGGGGGCATTATTTCTAAGAAAGAAGAACCTGAGATGATGGACCCGTTCATGCTAACCAACCTCTACCCAAATTCGGCGCTGAGGCGCGGGAAGCCCTGCCTCAGCGCCTCTTCATACTTTTACACCGCCTCGTCGAACTCTCTTCGGTAGCTGGCTACGCCGGAGGCGCCGACGATCGCCGTCTTGTTGAGGATCAGGATCATGAAGGCCTCGTCGGGGACCTCCGACCACTGGCTGTGGATCCCAAACCTGGACGCCCTCTCAAAGCCGAAGCGGGGGTAGTACTCCGGGTAGCCGAGGACGATGATGTAGGGGCAGCCCCTCTCCCTCAGCATCTTTATCCCGTTGTGGATAAGAAGCGACCCGATCCCCTGCCCCTGCCGCTCCGGGAGGACCGCCATAGGCGCAAGCCCCATGCCCGCCAAGGGAGGCGTCGCCCCTTCTCCCCCGATGGAGGCGGGGCTGAAGAGGATGTGCCCCACCACCTCTCCTCCTTCCTCCGCCACCAGGGATAGAAGGTCTCTACAGCTCTCCCGGAGCCTGTCGACGACTTCGGCCTCGGCCGGCTGGTTGAAGGCCGCCAGGTTGATTTGCCTGATCGCCTCGACGTCCTCGGGCCTCTCTTCTCGGATGATGATCATTTAATTCACCTGGACGGTTGGTTATTGAGAATCCTCTATCCTTCAGCCGAACTCGGCCATGCCGTCGCCTCAAAGCTCAAATGCCGGCTCCGCGGCCACGGATCCCAGCAGCTCCTCAGCCTTCTCCATCTCCTCCTCGGACCCGTCGACGGCGAGCCAGATGGACCCCTCGGCGCCGGAGACGCCCCCGGCGGCCGCGAGCTCCGCCCTAGCCCCCGAGAGGAGAGCGATCGCCTCGATCTCGGTGAATACCTCGCCGGGGACCGGCAGAAGCCGAGGCCCCTCGGCGCCGGGGGCGTTCAGCTTGTTTGCCAGATCGTCGAGGTCGCCAAAAATCCGCTTCTCTAGGCCGACGGGAATGATTAGCCGGACGCGCCGCCCGACGACCGCCTGGATCGCAAGGCCGATGGTGCCGCCCCGGGGGTGGCCGATGAGGACGGCGGCTCTGTTGGACCACGGGTCGAGGGCGTTCGCCCCCTTCAGGATGACGTCCCCCTCCTCCAGGTCGTCGACGGCGTTGAGGATCGTCTTCCCCCGCTGCCAGATCCCCTTTTTGATGACGACGTCGCCGGGAAACTCGGACATGTCATGGAGCATCCCCGCGTCGTTTGTCGGCATCCACGGCGGGAGGGTGACGCCGCGGAAGAACCTCTCCTTCGAGAAGCCCTCGACCTGGCCGATCTTCGCCAGGATCTCCTCGGCGACGTAGCCGTTGGTCGTCCCGGCGATGATGACGACGGTTCCCGATTTCAGGGCCGCCTCGACGGCGGGGTGGGTCGCGAGGGCCTTTGCTATAAGGCGCTTTCCTGCTGCTGGGGAGAGGACGAAGGATCTCATGGAATCTTCTTATCATCCTGGAAAGAAAATTGTTTTGCTATGGGTGGCGCAAGGTCACCCATCGACGGCGTTTCTGATGTTGCCGATGGCCTTCCGGTCGATCCCCCTCGGCGCCAGGTACCACCTGCCCTTATGCTTTTTCATGTGCTCCAGGGCCTCGGGGTAGCCGTCGAAGGATAGACAGTCGCCGCTGTCGAGGTTGAGGAGGATGAGGGCGCCCCCGCCAGCCTCTCCCCGATCCAGGGCGGCCCTGAGGGCGGCCTCGATCTCCTCGCGATGCCGGCTCCTCTTCCGCGACCCCAGGGCCTCCATCTCTCGGGCGATCTCGTCCTCGTCGACCTGATAGAGATCCTCTTCGGACGGCTCGGCCTCGGCGAGCTCATCTCCGACCTCTCTCCCGCCCTCATCTCCGCCTTCCTCTCTCCGCTCCATATCGTCCCTCCGACCTCGTCAGAGCTTCGCGGGCTCTCCCTCCCCGGCCGCCCAGCAGAGGTACTCCAGCGAGGGGAACTCGTGGATGGTGGTGGCGACGACCTTCCCGCGGCCTACCTTCCCGAGGACGAGGACGGGCCTCCCCTTGGCGTCCTTCAGAATCGTCTCAAACCCCTCGCCGGGGATGAGGTAGCCGTCGCAGTCGGCGGACTTCGCCCCAAATAGGCTTGAGGAGGGGTGGTCGGCTGCCGGGACGAGCTCCCAATTTTCGTATTCGCCGACGTACCGGAGGGGGATGGGAAGCCAGTCGTAGTCGTGGTCGGGGACCAGGGGGCCGAAGACGGTGACGATGCCGCCCTTCTCCAGAAAATCCGCGATCCTGGACCTCGCGGCCCGGAGGGAGGAGAGGGCCTTCGAGTACTCTGGGTTAGCAAAGCCCGTGGGGATGACGAGAACCCTGAACCGGGGTAGGAAGGGGCTTCCCAGGACCTCGGGCTTTACGAACTGGTGCTCCCTCCCCGCCTCCGCCAGGAGCTTCTCGAAGAGGAAGGTCTTCTCGCCGATGATCGCAATATCTGGCATGCTAGAGGGACCTATTTTCCGGGTCGTCTAAAGCTTTACCCCTCGCCTCCGGCCTCTCCAGGTCCCGCCAGCCCCTCTCTCCTCCGATCGCCCCTTTTTTCTATTTATTCAGAATTGCTTCCAATAGATTTATTACTATATATGACTATAATCTCCTCCCAGAGGGAATACAATTATGGAACAGGAACTCATGAGGATTGGGGTCTCTCTTCCGGAATCGCTCCTGACCAGGTTCGACGGGATCATCGAGCAGAGGGGCTACTCCTCCCGGTCCGAGGGGATCAGGGACGCCATAAGAAACTACATAGTCCACTACGAGTGGATGAGCGACGTCAAGGGAGACCGGGTCGGGGTGATCACCATGGTCTACTCCCACCACCAGCGAGGGCTCGTCGACGCCCTGACGAACATCCAGCACGAGTTCACCGACATCATCCAGTCGACCCTCCACGTCCATCTCGACCACGACAACTGCCTGGAGATCGTCACCCTCCGGGGGGAGGGGCAGGAGGTCCGGAAGGCGGCGGAGAAGATGATGGCCCTCAAGGGCGTAAAGCACGTGAAGCTGACGACCACCTCCCTCGGCGCTGAGCTGTGAGCCGCCCGGCGATAGCGGCCCGGAGGGAGATCGGCCGGGATCTATCCACCCCGGTCAACGGGAGAACCGGGCGCTATGGATCCTCCCCGGCGGAGGGGCGGATAGAAAGAAGGGGGGCTCGCAGATGATGGTCAGGGAGGACCTCTCCGGAATCCTCGTCCTCGACCTCTTCGGCGAGGCGCGGATAGCGACCCGGCCGAAGGTCCCCGTCCCCGTTTACGGCGAGAGGATCGTCGATGGCCTCCGGATATGGGACCCCCACCGGAGCAAGCTCGCCGCCCTCCTAAACAAGAGCCTGCTGGCGGGGGGGCTCGCCGGCTTCGTCCGAGATCTGAACCTCTCCCCAGGATCGGCGGTCTTATACCTGGGCGCCGCCACCGGGACGACGGCAAGCCACGTCAGCGACCTCGTTCCCGACGGCCTCGTCTACGCCGTAGAGCTATCTCCGAGGGCGATCCGGGACCTCCTGGGGCTCTGCCAGGGCCGCGATAACATCGTGCCGATA
The sequence above is drawn from the Methanothrix harundinacea 6Ac genome and encodes:
- a CDS encoding DUF61 family protein; translation: MDPESRVFAKLVRSLNDHLPVERKTLRELLGEEKPRIVCRDGSTHRIRREELETIERISRLKWGKEADKLKLPILIEMAPDYGRSAARIRGRVYCDIVQEILKEERKTTDEMVIFRPDIRRLRRELPSATQYAFIISTV
- the nikR gene encoding nickel-responsive transcriptional regulator NikR translates to MEQELMRIGVSLPESLLTRFDGIIEQRGYSSRSEGIRDAIRNYIVHYEWMSDVKGDRVGVITMVYSHHQRGLVDALTNIQHEFTDIIQSTLHVHLDHDNCLEIVTLRGEGQEVRKAAEKMMALKGVKHVKLTTTSLGAEL
- a CDS encoding V-type ATP synthase subunit D, giving the protein MAEIIEGISPTRMELLKLGRRIKLAEKGHKLLKEKRDALVSEFLDVVQRVQESRDSTNEKLEAAFKDLLMAQAVMGSDAVWQISQVTGQEIKIDVDTMNIMGVKVPMIVIEDVKRSMVDRGYGFADTSSKLDDASRNFEEAIGEVIKLAEVQQSVQSLASEVIKTKRRVNALEYIVIPRLKATAIHIRMRLAEMERENFTRLKKIKAAIEAGEEGAEAA
- a CDS encoding V-type ATP synthase subunit B codes for the protein MSKTTTREYTTVREVAGPLMVVEGVEGVAYGEIVDVVLPDGGTKRGQVLESRKGVAVVQVFEGTSGIDTLSTKVRFTGDIMRMPVSMDMMGRIFDGLGRPIDGGPEIIAEEYLDIAGASINPTARAFPNEFIQTGISTIDGNNTLVRGQKLPIMSGAGLPHNDLAAQIARQAKVRGTEEPFSVVFAAMGITHEEASFFMRDFERTGALERIVAFINLADDPAIERIITPRMALTAAEYLAYTCDMHILVVLTDMTNYCEALREISAAREEVPGRRGYPGYMYTDLATLYERAGRVRGAKGSITQVPILSMPDDDITHPIPDLTGYITEGQFVLSREMHRRGIYPPVDILPSLSRLMNEGIGAERTRDDHSGVSNQLYAGYAEGRDMRDLVAVVGEEALSTRDRLYLKFADRFEKEYVTQERDEDRTIEQTLDLGWELLTDLPEGELKRIDEKYIKKYHPKYRTA
- a CDS encoding fibrillarin-like rRNA/tRNA 2'-O-methyltransferase, whose translation is MMVREDLSGILVLDLFGEARIATRPKVPVPVYGERIVDGLRIWDPHRSKLAALLNKSLLAGGLAGFVRDLNLSPGSAVLYLGAATGTTASHVSDLVPDGLVYAVELSPRAIRDLLGLCQGRDNIVPIIEDAFHPERYAPLLEPVDLVYQDLAQRNQAEIANLNVGRYLKPGGALVLMIKARSVDVTADPKEVAKGEVARLEGVEVVSVTDLRPYHQDHWAVVARKRSEVP
- a CDS encoding GNAT family N-acetyltransferase; protein product: MIIIREERPEDVEAIRQINLAAFNQPAEAEVVDRLRESCRDLLSLVAEEGGEVVGHILFSPASIGGEGATPPLAGMGLAPMAVLPERQGQGIGSLLIHNGIKMLRERGCPYIIVLGYPEYYPRFGFERASRFGIHSQWSEVPDEAFMILILNKTAIVGASGVASYRREFDEAV
- a CDS encoding DUF22 domain-containing protein encodes the protein MPVITHRVKKIIEEIDEQKRVPFDFALQGTCHIDYLIAEEDKKFRSGDAKPVKIKKVAIPRNTILLISPYGRHGIGQVISIGEEIAMPVELDRSADHALFVAGVDGSVKREELLGVMMLIPIIPQIRR